The following proteins come from a genomic window of Vallitaleaceae bacterium 9-2:
- a CDS encoding group II intron maturase-specific domain-containing protein: MRKVNGSEYFATDMWVCKKKQQVIKEAVKETLKDATLYQDIEDMIKRLNRKIVGWRGYYRISNKRVLYRLDRYILMRLVYWYNRKKQKSKRYQYSKHMDLFRNLGLKRIAFAS, from the coding sequence ATGCGTAAAGTTAATGGTTCTGAATACTTTGCCACAGACATGTGGGTGTGTAAGAAGAAACAACAAGTCATTAAAGAGGCTGTGAAAGAAACATTAAAGGATGCAACGTTATATCAGGACATAGAAGATATGATAAAGAGACTGAATCGGAAGATTGTGGGATGGCGAGGATATTATCGTATATCGAACAAGCGGGTTTTATATAGGCTTGATAGATATATTTTGATGAGGCTTGTGTATTGGTATAATCGGAAGAAACAAAAGTCCAAGCGTTACCAATACAGTAAACACATGGACTTGTTTAGGAATCTAGGGCTGAAACGTATTGCATTCGCATCGTAA